One Sphingobacteruim zhuxiongii DNA window includes the following coding sequences:
- a CDS encoding GNAT family N-acetyltransferase, which produces MTISDFLIIPATAAHVEYAEAICNEMFESAKARGTGIARRKPEYVARKMDEGKAVIALHKDGRWAGFCYIETWSHGDYVANSGLIVNPEFRKVGLAKAIKKRVFELSREKYPKSKIFGLTTGLAVMKINSDLGYEPVTYSELTQDEEFWKGCQSCVNYDILMSKDRKNCMCTAMLWDPEEKERELKEKIQRRAEAKERLDRISKKQSLLKRIEAKLWKSTKKIVASVIPVGVKPVKGF; this is translated from the coding sequence ATGACAATCTCAGATTTTTTGATTATTCCCGCAACTGCTGCTCATGTAGAGTACGCGGAGGCTATTTGTAATGAAATGTTCGAGTCTGCAAAGGCTCGCGGAACAGGTATTGCACGTCGTAAGCCGGAGTATGTAGCCCGTAAGATGGATGAAGGTAAAGCGGTTATTGCGTTACACAAAGACGGTCGTTGGGCTGGGTTCTGTTATATCGAGACTTGGAGTCACGGTGATTATGTAGCGAACTCGGGGCTTATCGTCAATCCGGAGTTTCGAAAAGTAGGTTTAGCGAAAGCCATCAAAAAACGTGTATTCGAATTGTCGAGAGAGAAATATCCAAAGTCTAAGATCTTTGGATTAACAACTGGATTGGCAGTGATGAAGATTAATTCCGATTTGGGATATGAACCTGTAACTTATTCGGAATTAACACAGGATGAAGAATTCTGGAAAGGATGTCAATCATGTGTTAACTATGATATCTTAATGTCTAAGGACCGTAAGAATTGTATGTGTACAGCGATGCTTTGGGATCCGGAGGAGAAAGAAAGGGAATTGAAAGAAAAGATTCAACGTCGCGCAGAAGCGAAAGAACGTTTGGATCGTATTTCAAAGAAGCAATCTTTGCTTAAACGAATCGAAGCAAAGCTTTGGAAATCGACCAAGAAAATTGTGGCTAGTGTCATTCCGGTAGGTGTAAAGCCTGTAAAAGGATTTTAA
- a CDS encoding IS1182 family transposase encodes MLTTQQKIQFSSYSGLYDIIVPKDNLLRKINDLIDFSFIYDELLAKYCHTNGRTAESPIKMFKYLLLKTIYTVSDVDVVERSRYDMSFKYFLEMAPEEDVINSSSLTKFRKLRLKDMDLLNLLINKTVTIALEKGIIKSKSIIVDATHTHSRSNPYTALEVLKDRSKLLRKAIYQIDEEYKRNLPHNNESNDLDQELAYCRELQRVLDQDQSISEIPAVKEKLNLLKETIEDTKEYYLLSKDDEARLGHKSVDSNFFGYKTHLAMSEERIITAAVVTTGEKGDGPELPRLLEISQQNGMQVDTIIGDAAYWGKENLQLAKEQNIDIIAKLNPSITQGFRKDKDKFDYNKDADMFVCPAGHLAIRKARQEKKEQGTNQTETYYFDVEKCKVCPLREGCYKQGARTKSYSVSIKSELHREQMAFQQTDYYRSKSKQRYKIEAKNSELKNVHGYARADAYGIHNMEMQGAMAIFTVNLKRILKLI; translated from the coding sequence ATGCTCACTACCCAACAAAAAATACAGTTCAGTTCCTACTCAGGATTGTACGATATCATCGTTCCAAAAGATAACCTACTTCGAAAAATCAACGATCTTATCGATTTCAGTTTTATCTATGACGAGCTTTTGGCTAAGTATTGCCATACGAATGGCCGTACAGCGGAGAGCCCTATCAAGATGTTCAAATACCTTCTGTTAAAGACGATCTACACCGTTTCGGATGTAGATGTCGTTGAGCGCTCCAGATATGATATGTCCTTTAAATACTTTCTTGAAATGGCTCCCGAGGAGGATGTGATCAATTCAAGTTCCCTGACCAAGTTTCGCAAACTACGATTAAAAGATATGGATCTATTGAACCTGTTGATCAATAAGACCGTAACGATTGCTCTTGAAAAAGGCATTATAAAATCAAAGTCTATCATCGTAGACGCGACCCATACCCATTCCAGATCGAATCCATACACAGCATTGGAAGTCCTCAAGGATCGCTCCAAGCTATTAAGAAAAGCGATATATCAGATCGATGAGGAATACAAGAGGAATCTGCCGCACAATAACGAATCCAACGACCTGGATCAAGAGCTTGCATATTGCAGGGAATTACAGAGGGTCCTTGATCAAGATCAATCTATCAGTGAAATACCGGCTGTTAAAGAGAAGTTGAATCTGTTGAAGGAAACCATTGAGGACACAAAGGAATACTATCTGCTCTCTAAGGATGATGAGGCTCGGCTTGGACACAAGTCAGTGGACAGCAATTTCTTTGGCTATAAAACACATCTGGCGATGAGCGAGGAACGTATTATAACAGCGGCAGTCGTTACTACGGGGGAGAAAGGTGATGGCCCTGAACTACCCAGATTATTGGAGATTAGCCAGCAGAATGGAATGCAAGTGGATACGATAATAGGTGATGCCGCGTATTGGGGAAAAGAAAATCTTCAGTTGGCAAAAGAACAAAACATTGATATCATCGCTAAATTAAATCCATCCATTACCCAAGGCTTTAGGAAAGATAAAGACAAGTTTGACTATAATAAAGATGCGGATATGTTTGTTTGTCCCGCAGGACATTTGGCCATCCGCAAGGCGCGTCAGGAAAAGAAGGAACAAGGCACAAATCAAACGGAGACCTATTACTTTGATGTGGAGAAATGTAAGGTCTGTCCTCTTAGGGAAGGATGTTACAAGCAAGGGGCCAGAACCAAATCCTATTCAGTCTCCATAAAATCCGAACTCCATAGGGAGCAGATGGCTTTCCAGCAAACCGATTATTATCGAAGCAAGTCTAAGCAAAGGTATAAGATCGAGGCCAAGAACAGTGAGCTCAAGAATGTCCATGGCTATGCCAGGGCTGATGCTTATGGAATCCACAATATGGAAATGCAGGGCGCAATGGCCATCTTCACCGTAAACTTGAAAAGAATCCTGAAATTGATCTAA
- the argG gene encoding argininosuccinate synthase, producing MKKVVLAFSGGLDTSFCCIYLSRDLGLEVHSVIVNTGGFSNEELQAIEKRAYELGVKSHTTIDETEDYYRDTIKYLIFGNVLKNATYPLSVSAERVCQATAIANYCKKIGAECVAHGSTGAGNDQVRFDMIFQTLIPGIEIITPIRDLQLSREDEIEYLNKHGVEYSAEKAKYSINKGLWGTSVGGVETLTSNQYLPESAWPTPVSSTEPRQITIDFENGEPVALNGEKIGAVKVIQELQAIAQPYGIGRDIHVGDTIIGIKGRVGFEAAASVILIKAHHTLEKHTLTKWQLSWKDQLSAFYGNYMHEGQMHDPVMRDMEAFLSSSQATVSGRVFVELHPYRFVVIGIESEHDLMSNKFGSYGEMNKGYTGDDVKGFSKIFGNQTIIWHKVNSKG from the coding sequence ATGAAAAAAGTAGTTTTAGCGTTTAGTGGTGGATTAGATACGTCGTTTTGTTGTATCTATCTTTCTCGTGACTTAGGATTAGAAGTACATTCCGTTATTGTAAATACAGGTGGTTTTTCTAATGAAGAGTTGCAAGCTATTGAAAAAAGAGCGTATGAGTTAGGTGTAAAATCACATACCACTATTGATGAAACTGAAGATTACTACCGCGATACAATTAAGTATTTAATTTTCGGGAATGTGTTGAAAAATGCAACATATCCACTTTCGGTATCTGCAGAGCGCGTTTGTCAAGCAACAGCTATTGCAAATTACTGTAAGAAAATTGGTGCTGAATGTGTGGCACATGGTTCTACAGGTGCAGGAAATGATCAAGTTCGTTTTGATATGATCTTCCAAACCTTAATCCCAGGAATTGAAATCATTACTCCAATTCGTGATCTTCAATTGTCACGCGAGGATGAAATCGAATATTTAAATAAACATGGTGTTGAGTATTCTGCGGAGAAAGCAAAATATTCAATTAATAAAGGTTTATGGGGTACTTCGGTTGGTGGAGTAGAGACATTGACTTCCAACCAATACTTGCCAGAATCGGCATGGCCGACTCCTGTATCTTCTACAGAGCCTCGTCAAATCACAATTGATTTTGAAAATGGAGAGCCTGTTGCTTTAAATGGTGAGAAGATTGGCGCTGTAAAAGTTATCCAAGAGCTACAAGCTATTGCTCAACCTTATGGTATCGGACGTGATATTCACGTTGGAGATACGATTATTGGTATTAAAGGGCGGGTTGGATTCGAAGCAGCGGCATCTGTTATTTTAATAAAAGCGCATCATACACTAGAAAAACATACCCTAACAAAATGGCAGTTGTCTTGGAAAGACCAATTATCGGCTTTCTATGGTAACTATATGCATGAGGGACAAATGCATGATCCAGTAATGCGTGATATGGAAGCATTCTTATCAAGTTCGCAAGCAACGGTTAGCGGTCGTGTATTTGTAGAATTACACCCTTATCGTTTTGTTGTTATTGGTATTGAATCGGAGCATGATTTGATGTCTAACAAATTTGGTAGTTACGGTGAGATGAACAAAGGGTATACTGGAGATGACGTAAAAGGATTCTCAAAAATCTTTGGTAATCAAACAATCATTTGGCATAAAGTTAATAGTAAGGGATAA